ccatgggtttaggatggccaccagccgggacgtgtcccaaggaggccgggGCAGCTTCCgtggaaggccccgtgcccttcccagtggggctgcgtcggcagccctgggggctccttctgctgccctgagcctgcagagcagggcagggtttgctgatggtctgagccgttcctaaagatcctgttgggctgtctgaGACGTtggggccagggattccttccaacctgggccactttgggtgggctgggggcagccccagggcaggtgacGGTGtttccaagggccctttgtgacacgctgcagcatggtcaccgtggAATTGGAAGGGAACTGGCTGTCCAAGGgtcctttgtgacacgtggtgacacaggagctggcagtgacaagagcacgccacagtgctcagagcaggcgacgggacaggacgggacagagcggcgccgtgaggagcccccgcacagcgcgcTCGTTCGTGTCCGAAccggagcttttctgaggcgttgttcctgcagctgacctcgaggccagaccacaggacttggtgacctgtgGCCTTCCAAGGCTTCGATTCTGCAGGTGCCCCTGAGGGcagtgtggcacttggtgccccagagcttttctgaggcatctcccacccctgcctccagtgccctcgaggccagaccacaatccctgacaggagtctcctgtcattgtggcaggagcccttgaGAGCAGAGCGCAgggcttgctgtcctgtagccttcctgaggcttctctctggaaggtgcattccaggactgctgcaggacctgctgctaacctggagattttccaaggcatctctcctgcaagtacccacaaatccagtcactgacatggagcagagacccccgagagtgcccaagctggcctgggtggggaaggaggaagacGAGACCAGTGCCATCCTGCTGGATTTGCTTTTGGAGAAGGGTGTTTCCAGACCagagcaagtaagcagcctgtggccatgcTTCAACTCCCTCATGAGTCACATGGCTTCCCCAGCCAcacctgctggtccctgtgagcCTTTGAGGCCATCGCAGTgcggtgggaagggaagcacttctctggggacactgggaacatcgCTCCCTCTGGCAGTTTTCCACATcgccccgtgccttctccaggtgcccgcCATGGTGAgatacatccaccagtggctcatggccaatgattctgctgagcacaggctgaacaggactCTGCTGCATCTCGCCCAAGCACAGCCAAATGACGCAGTAATGACACTCCTGCGTGTGGCCCcgtcctgtgacaggtatggggcccacctgcccagagggctcagggctccccagcccatcgcCCTGTACAGCTTATCCCGGGTGTCTGACCAACAAAgggttccagggccctctggctgctccctttcccagccctggcatgtCAGCCCCGAGCCTGCTGCCATGCTCCCTCgctgctcctcaggggcctgtccccacagggctgggctgcctgggtgctgctggcgaggggcagtgggcagtgggcagagctGGCGGTCAGCCCGGGCCCCTAGAGAtacccaggccacggtgctgtgcctgagaccccctgagacagagctctaaCCCCGCAGAGCTGCCATGGCCATGTGGAAGACCATCATGTCCTCGCCCAGGACCGCGAAGCTGGCGCAGCGGATTCtcctggatgtgctggggagctggccgaagcacagcacgtgcacctccgatggggacaaaacgggtgtctttgccctagctgtgagttttggccagtggcctttgctggccccaaagccgcctctcctgcagctctccttcctccttcccccactgcatctccctgcctcaggtgcTGGCCTGAAACCTGGCctaggggcagctgcagggccgccggtcccgctgctgcccctgtgtttctctgggcctctccctgccacgctcgggccctgccacacggacatCTCGGCACTGAGCGTGGTCTCGGGGGGctttgtcctttgcaggcaactgtggtgatgtggaagatcctccaggaGCCCTGTGTCTCACACATCGTGAAGGTGCACTCCTCCCGTGtacttgtgcatctgctcttccaagtgttcttcagcacagaAGAGACGCCAGAGGAGGttgataccttctggaagggatgccaggagcaacacggccttgccaccagccccaacaggtgctccattccagtcctcctgtccctgccgcatcaacagggcaggagccactgctcccagtgtgacccgggccttgctctgcacacaggtttgccttgcggaccctgaagtccctgctgtgCCGAGAGCAGTACAAGGATGTGGTGATGGCAATGGAACGCAGGTGTGGCTGTGACacgctgctctgtgctgacacccagcactatgccgtgggtctgctggccaggtgagacccccttctccccactgcctctgacatttgtgctctgcccctggggggccccacacagtccccgtggtcgtgggccagagggccttgtcactgAGGGATGGCCAAGCAgcctggaaaaagcagggaaaggggggTGCCCACAAAGAGCCAAATCTCAAATGGCCCAGGTCCCCTTGCTGtatgctggggaaagaccagaccACTGTGAGTCaatcctgggagaggtttgttcCCCTGGCTCACAATCTTATGGACTTTTACTCCTGACAGGGAGATGTCCTGCATCTCCATACGCTCGTGTTCCCGGATCTTTCGctatctgctccagctgctcagcacacaggagccacgctgggatctgcccgccctggcgttccttgtggaggtgagcctgttggccagcgctgcctcgctgagctgcctcccagctctctgccctctcgtagccacagcgGCCAGGACGGTGtccacgccctgtgctgctgcctgggcccagccctgtgcggttctgggctcctgccggccgggtcccctgtcactgccccgTGCCTTTCAGGTCCTTGAGCACCTGGACTTGAGTGAACGCGAGGCTGACAGAGTCCTGCAAATCTTCTCAAGGCACCTGCAGAgtgagtgcagggagaggcgtcgcctggcaCTCAAGGGCCTTCTCAAGCTCACTGACAATCCCTCGacggtgagaagggggcagtgGCTGAAGCCGTGCAGGCAGCATGGGGCTGGGGAACACCgtcgcttgggcttggctgtagtttgggcgctggggcagctgctcccagctctcctgcctcccactTCAGCTGCCCGAGTGCTTcgggacaggcctttggcctcttggccctgtggcagcagggtggccgttcacaaacttgtgttctacacagaccaaaacaatgtggagcctgactgaaagtcttgtggagctcctgcgggatgcagatggagagatTGTTAAGATAACAGTCATGGTACTCAGCTTTATAATCTTGGACAGCGACAGATGGATAGGCAGCCCCATCgccctgcagctggctgaggcacttgTGCTACTCTTTGACCTCGtaaggctctgtgcccccagccacggccactggGTACTGCCCAGACACTtggtgccctgtggatttgcaggcatgcgcccagctgagccccctcgCAGCCCATGCTGAGgtcttctttttgtctcttaatacaggacaatagccagGTACAGCTGCTCTCCATTTGTCTCTTCAGAACATTGCTGACTCTTCcactgggaagggaaagcaagGCCCTGAAGTTACAAGTGCGccacag
This is a stretch of genomic DNA from Anomalospiza imberbis isolate Cuckoo-Finch-1a 21T00152 chromosome 7, ASM3175350v1, whole genome shotgun sequence. It encodes these proteins:
- the LOC137477555 gene encoding uncharacterized protein, whose product is MDSISQVIHDCETCAAIKQAKRVKPLWYGGRWSKYKYGEAWQIDYITLPQTRQGKRYVLTMVEATTGWLETYPVPHATARNTILGLEKQVLWRHGTPERIESDNSTHFKNGLINTWAREHACESPLLPSEGAGPLPTPADAETPPPSPVRPPAAVPPPPPPAHSELGDTPAAESPPEATSAGAETPPAPAPPPAPAPAPLAAPAPASESAAAPPAPPVIAPAAAAALPAPAAGPPALEASPPAPQPAMEPSAAEAENLPASAPPPTSALTPAPAPPVPAAPSPPAAFAGSPGAASSSSSEQQQPGAALERTPPPPVSPGSPPGLFPVFHIAPCLLQVPAMVRYIHQWLMANDSAEHRLNRTLLHLAQAQPNDAVMTLLRVAPSCDRAAMAMWKTIMSSPRTAKLAQRILLDVLGSWPKHSTCTSDGDKTGVFALAATVVMWKILQEPCVSHIVKVHSSRVLVHLLFQVFFSTEETPEEVDTFWKGCQEQHGLATSPNRFALRTLKSLLCREQYKDVVMAMERRCGCDTLLCADTQHYAVGLLAREMSCISIRSCSRIFRYLLQLLSTQEPRWDLPALAFLVEVLEHLDLSEREADRVLQIFSRHLQSECRERRRLALKGLLKLTDNPSTTKTMWSLTESLVELLRDADGEIVKITVMVLSFIILDSDRWIGSPIALQLAEALVLLFDLVRLCAPSHGHWVLPRHLVPCGFAGMRPAEPPRSPC